A window of Candidatus Methylomirabilota bacterium contains these coding sequences:
- a CDS encoding hemerythrin domain-containing protein, protein MKATALLKQDHAAVKKLLTQFGRTTARAVKTRERLAEKIATELEIHAQIEEELFYPAAERFDELRPLVDESREEHEQVKSLVAEMQGFRAGEEALTAKVRELRDTVLHHASEEEAEMFPKVHEHMSEAELEDLGERMRERKQALLNGMLARARRAVMARLRKVA, encoded by the coding sequence ATGAAGGCGACCGCCCTTCTCAAGCAGGACCACGCCGCCGTCAAGAAGCTGCTCACCCAGTTCGGGCGGACGACGGCGCGCGCGGTGAAGACCCGAGAGCGGCTGGCCGAGAAGATCGCCACCGAGCTGGAGATCCACGCCCAGATCGAGGAGGAGCTGTTCTATCCGGCGGCCGAGCGGTTCGACGAGCTCCGCCCGCTCGTCGACGAGTCCAGGGAAGAGCACGAGCAGGTCAAGAGCCTCGTGGCGGAGATGCAGGGGTTCCGAGCCGGCGAGGAGGCGCTGACCGCCAAGGTTCGCGAGCTCAGGGACACGGTTCTCCATCATGCCTCCGAGGAAGAAGCGGAGATGTTCCCCAAGGTCCACGAGCACATGTCGGAGGCGGAGCTCGAGGATCTCGGGGAACGGATGCGTGAGCGGAAGCAGGCCCTGCTGAACGGGATGCTGGCGCGGGCCAGGCGGGCTGTGATGGCGCGGCTTCGCAAGGTCGCCTGA
- a CDS encoding acyl-CoA dehydrogenase family protein has product MDFELSQEQHAFQKVLRDFVRTHIRPVAREWEQTGRYPTEIVEGMKTLGLFGMTVPDEYGGLAVDMVSYAIAFEEISRGWMGIAGILGSHSLSCWMLARFGTEPQKRRWLPELATGQRRTGIALTEPGAGTDLQAITTRAARDGDHYVLRGTKMWITNARHADPLPVLCVIDPAVEPRHRGLGVLLVEAGTPGFTVGRDLGKLGYKGTESCEVHFDGARIPVGHLLGGVEGQGFKQVVAALEVGRINIAGRSVGIAQAALDAALRYSRERHAFGQPIGDFQAVQLKLADLATQIQAARLLTWWAAARKDAGHRTDTETAMAKLFASEVAIKAALDSMRIHGGYGYSTEFEIERLYRDAPLMAIGEGTNDILRVLIARALARDIPPA; this is encoded by the coding sequence ATGGACTTCGAGCTCTCCCAAGAGCAGCACGCCTTCCAGAAGGTCCTGCGCGATTTCGTGCGGACCCACATCCGGCCGGTCGCGCGGGAGTGGGAGCAGACGGGCCGCTACCCGACCGAGATCGTCGAGGGCATGAAGACGCTCGGGCTCTTCGGGATGACGGTGCCGGACGAGTACGGCGGGTTGGCCGTGGACATGGTCTCGTATGCCATCGCCTTCGAGGAGATCTCGCGGGGCTGGATGGGGATCGCCGGCATCCTGGGCAGCCACTCGCTCTCGTGCTGGATGCTGGCCCGCTTCGGGACCGAGCCGCAGAAGCGGCGGTGGCTACCCGAGCTCGCCACCGGCCAGCGCCGAACGGGCATCGCGCTGACCGAGCCGGGGGCGGGCACCGATCTCCAGGCCATCACCACGCGGGCCGCCCGGGACGGCGACCACTACGTGCTCCGCGGGACCAAGATGTGGATCACCAACGCCCGCCACGCGGACCCCCTCCCCGTCCTCTGCGTCATCGACCCCGCGGTGGAGCCGCGGCACCGCGGCCTCGGCGTCCTCCTGGTCGAGGCCGGCACCCCCGGCTTCACCGTCGGCCGCGACCTCGGGAAGCTCGGCTACAAGGGGACCGAGTCCTGCGAGGTCCACTTCGACGGGGCCCGCATCCCCGTCGGGCACCTCCTGGGGGGCGTCGAGGGACAGGGGTTCAAGCAGGTGGTGGCGGCCCTCGAGGTCGGCCGGATCAACATCGCCGGGCGCAGCGTCGGCATCGCCCAGGCCGCGCTCGACGCCGCCCTGCGCTACTCCCGCGAGCGCCACGCCTTCGGCCAGCCGATCGGCGACTTCCAGGCGGTCCAGCTCAAGCTGGCCGACCTCGCCACCCAGATCCAGGCGGCGCGACTCCTGACGTGGTGGGCGGCCGCGCGGAAGGACGCCGGCCACCGGACCGACACCGAGACGGCCATGGCCAAGCTCTTCGCCTCCGAGGTCGCCATCAAGGCCGCCCTCGACTCGATGCGGATCCACGGCGGCTACGGTTACTCGACCGAGTTCGAGATCGAGCGGCTCTACCGGGATGCGCCGCTCATGGCGATCGGCGAGGGCACCAACGACATCCTGCGCGTCCTCATCGCGCGGGCCCTGGCCCGCGACATCCCGCCGGCCTGA
- a CDS encoding histidine phosphatase family protein: MTRPGDAPRHQIWLIRHGETEWSASGQHTGRTDIPLTPTGEVQAAALGRYLAGRPFALVLTSPLGRARETCRLAGYGVVAQVTDDLLEWNYGVFEGRTTRDIRQERPGWSIWTSPVPEGESVEQVGARARRVIDRAAAAGGDVALFAHAHILRILAACWIGLPPAGGRLFALGTASISVLGYEREVRVISVWNQDWHLVRQENP, translated from the coding sequence ATGACGAGACCGGGGGACGCTCCACGTCACCAGATCTGGCTGATTCGCCACGGCGAGACGGAGTGGAGCGCCAGCGGCCAGCACACCGGGCGCACCGACATTCCCCTCACCCCGACCGGCGAGGTCCAGGCGGCGGCGCTGGGCCGGTATCTGGCCGGCCGTCCGTTCGCGCTCGTGCTCACGAGCCCGCTGGGCCGCGCCCGCGAAACCTGCCGGCTCGCCGGATACGGCGTCGTCGCTCAGGTCACCGACGATCTCCTCGAGTGGAACTACGGCGTCTTCGAGGGGCGCACCACGCGCGACATCCGTCAGGAGCGCCCCGGCTGGTCGATCTGGACCAGCCCCGTGCCGGAGGGGGAGTCGGTCGAGCAGGTGGGCGCGCGCGCGCGGCGGGTCATCGACCGGGCGGCGGCGGCCGGCGGGGACGTGGCGCTGTTCGCCCACGCCCACATCCTGCGCATCCTCGCCGCCTGCTGGATCGGGTTGCCGCCTGCCGGCGGTCGGCTCTTCGCCCTGGGCACGGCGTCGATCAGCGTCCTGGGCTACGAGCGGGAGGTCCGGGTGATCAGCGTCTGGAACCAGGACTGGCATCTGGTCCGCCAGGAGAACCCTTGA
- a CDS encoding BON domain-containing protein: MKGVALGVVLAFPLVLGPSGLVGAQPKETKPVAKAAAARDVPYRRIEDVDKISAWRGSKLIGSKVKDAAGKDIGKIEDLIFDRGGQASYAVLSFGGLLGVGERLYAVPWSAMRLERDDHNNVTVMLDNVKKEALEAAPRYEERRVSEPRTVTRGARSDTMITAEVKSKLAREKLSTLTKIDVDTDNGVVHLRGNVDTETLKQRATDLAREVKGVREVRNDLRVGG, encoded by the coding sequence ATGAAAGGCGTAGCACTGGGAGTCGTTCTCGCGTTTCCGCTGGTGCTCGGGCCGAGCGGTCTCGTCGGTGCCCAACCGAAGGAGACGAAGCCCGTCGCCAAGGCGGCCGCAGCTCGCGATGTGCCGTATCGCCGGATCGAGGACGTCGACAAGATCAGCGCCTGGCGCGGCAGCAAGCTGATCGGGAGCAAGGTCAAGGATGCCGCCGGTAAGGACATCGGCAAGATCGAGGATCTGATCTTCGATCGGGGCGGCCAGGCCAGCTACGCAGTGCTGTCGTTCGGCGGCCTGCTCGGGGTCGGCGAGCGCCTCTACGCGGTGCCCTGGTCAGCCATGCGGCTGGAGCGAGACGACCACAACAACGTCACCGTGATGCTCGACAACGTCAAGAAGGAAGCCCTGGAGGCGGCGCCACGCTACGAGGAGCGGCGGGTGAGTGAGCCGCGCACCGTGACCCGGGGCGCCCGGTCGGACACCATGATCACCGCCGAGGTCAAGAGCAAGCTGGCTCGCGAGAAGCTCAGCACGCTCACCAAGATCGACGTCGACACCGACAACGGCGTCGTCCACCTCCGCGGCAACGTGGATACCGAAACCCTGAAGCAGCGCGCCACGGATCTGGCCCGCGAGGTGAAGGGCGTCCGCGAGGTGAGGAACGACCTGCGCGTCGGCGGCTGA
- a CDS encoding CoA transferase yields the protein MRPLEDVRIVAVEQYGAGPFGTLHLAELGADVIKIEDPAASGDVSRYVPPYQAGEDSLFFETFNRNKRSLSLDITSASGRVVFEDLVRVSDVVYSNLRGDVPARLRLCYADLRTLNPRVVCCSLSGFGMTGPRAQDPAYDYILQGVAGWMSVTGEPDGPPAKSGLSLVDYSGGLVAALAVLAGVHAARRDGTGMDCDVSLFDTAVSLLAYLGTWHLTGGFVPERMPLSAHPSLVPFQNFRTADGWIVVSCAKEKFWRRLCEVIGQPGLADDPRFRDFAARREHAEALRELLAKAFARQTSAHWLASLARAGVPGGPVHSVPQALRDPQTIARGLIVETDHPRFGRVRQLASPVRVGAETPPQRRAPARHEDAEAILTGLLGYDRARIAELAARGAFGPPSSPAARS from the coding sequence ATGCGCCCGCTGGAGGACGTCCGTATCGTCGCCGTCGAGCAGTACGGGGCCGGCCCCTTCGGGACGCTCCACCTCGCCGAGCTGGGCGCGGACGTCATCAAGATCGAGGACCCGGCCGCCAGCGGCGACGTCAGCCGCTACGTGCCGCCCTATCAGGCGGGGGAGGACAGCCTCTTCTTCGAGACCTTCAACCGGAACAAGCGAAGCCTCAGCCTCGACATCACCAGCGCGTCCGGCCGCGTCGTGTTCGAGGACCTCGTGCGGGTCTCCGACGTCGTCTACTCGAACCTCCGCGGGGACGTCCCGGCCCGGCTCCGGCTCTGCTATGCGGACCTCCGGACCCTGAACCCGCGGGTCGTCTGCTGCTCGCTGTCCGGCTTCGGGATGACGGGACCCCGCGCCCAGGACCCGGCCTACGACTACATCCTGCAGGGGGTGGCCGGCTGGATGAGCGTGACGGGTGAGCCCGACGGGCCGCCCGCCAAGTCGGGCCTGTCCCTGGTGGATTATTCGGGCGGCCTGGTCGCGGCGCTCGCCGTGCTGGCCGGCGTCCACGCCGCCCGGCGTGACGGCACCGGCATGGACTGCGACGTGTCCCTCTTCGACACGGCCGTGAGCCTCCTCGCCTACCTCGGGACCTGGCACCTCACGGGCGGCTTCGTGCCCGAGCGGATGCCACTGTCGGCCCATCCCTCGCTGGTGCCCTTCCAGAACTTCCGGACCGCCGACGGCTGGATCGTGGTGAGCTGCGCGAAGGAGAAGTTCTGGCGGCGGCTTTGCGAGGTGATCGGCCAGCCCGGGCTCGCCGACGATCCGCGCTTCCGCGACTTCGCCGCCCGCCGGGAGCACGCCGAGGCCCTTCGCGAGCTCCTGGCGAAGGCGTTCGCCCGCCAGACCTCGGCCCACTGGCTGGCGAGCCTCGCCCGGGCCGGCGTCCCCGGCGGACCCGTCCACTCGGTTCCCCAAGCGCTCCGGGATCCCCAGACGATCGCGCGCGGGTTGATCGTCGAGACCGACCATCCGCGCTTCGGCCGCGTGCGCCAGCTGGCGAGCCCGGTGCGGGTCGGGGCCGAGACGCCACCGCAGCGTCGGGCGCCGGCCCGGCACGAGGACGCGGAGGCGATCCTGACCGGCCTCCTCGGGTACGACCGCGCGCGGATCGCCGAGTTGGCCGCGCGCGGCGCCTTCGGCCCCCCGTCGTCCCCGGCAGCCAGGAGCTAG
- a CDS encoding aldo/keto reductase: MERRRLGRTGHLSTVVTFGTAGIGRVDQTVADGAIRAVLDAGVNHVDVAPSYGEAELRLRPWMPELRPRVFLGCKTRERGGEAAWAELGRSLERLGTDRLDLYQLHAVSKPADLDQCTAPGGALGALRRARDEGLARWLGITGHTHDAPRTHLEALRRFDFDTVMFPLNFVLWADPQYRRDAEALLDECRRRDVGVHVIKAVAKDPWGDRPKTHATWYEPFTDQATIDQAVAFVLGRPVTTLCSVGDVTVLPKVLAAAERWSRLDEAAERQLLHTAERFHSPFVGQWA; encoded by the coding sequence ATGGAGCGACGACGACTGGGGCGAACGGGGCACCTGAGCACGGTGGTGACCTTCGGCACCGCCGGAATCGGCCGGGTCGATCAGACGGTGGCCGACGGCGCGATTCGGGCGGTCTTGGACGCGGGCGTCAACCACGTCGACGTGGCACCGAGCTATGGCGAGGCCGAGCTCCGGCTGCGGCCCTGGATGCCCGAGCTCCGCCCGCGGGTCTTCCTCGGCTGCAAGACACGCGAGCGCGGTGGAGAGGCGGCCTGGGCCGAGCTCGGGCGCTCACTCGAGCGGCTGGGGACGGATCGGCTCGATCTCTATCAGCTCCACGCCGTGAGCAAGCCGGCCGATCTCGACCAGTGCACGGCGCCCGGCGGCGCCCTCGGCGCTCTCCGCCGAGCGCGGGACGAGGGGCTCGCGCGCTGGCTGGGGATCACCGGGCACACCCACGACGCGCCGCGGACGCACCTCGAGGCACTGCGCCGCTTCGACTTCGACACCGTGATGTTCCCGCTGAACTTCGTGCTGTGGGCCGACCCGCAGTATCGTCGCGATGCCGAGGCGTTGCTCGACGAATGCCGCCGTCGTGACGTGGGGGTACACGTGATCAAGGCGGTCGCCAAGGACCCCTGGGGGGATCGCCCGAAGACACATGCCACCTGGTATGAGCCCTTCACCGATCAGGCCACCATCGATCAGGCGGTGGCCTTCGTCCTGGGCCGGCCGGTGACCACGCTCTGCAGCGTGGGAGATGTCACGGTGCTGCCGAAGGTGTTGGCGGCAGCCGAGCGCTGGAGCCGGCTGGACGAGGCGGCGGAGCGACAGCTCCTGCACACGGCGGAGCGGTTTCACTCTCCCTTCGTGGGCCAGTGGGCGTGA